A window of Rosa rugosa chromosome 7, drRosRugo1.1, whole genome shotgun sequence genomic DNA:
CACTCGTACGCTACGGCCTACGGTGGTGCTGGGTTTGCTATAAGCTACCCATTAGCGGTTGAGCTGGTTAGGATTTTGGACGGGTGTATTAATCGATATCATGAGTTTTACGGCTCAGATTCAAAGATCCAGGGTTGTTTGAGTGAGATTGGGGTGCCCTTGACAAAAGAGCTAGGGTTTCACCAAATGGATATACGAGGGCTTCCGTATGGTTTACTAGCGGCACACCCGGTGGCCCCATTAGTCTCACTTCACCACCTGGACGACGTCCTACCAATATTTCCGAGCCAAACCCGGATGGAGTCCTTGAAGAGGCTAATTAGCGGGTATGAAGTGGATCCGGGTCGGACCCTGCAGCACAGTTTTTGCTATGACCTGAGGCGTAATTGGTCGGTTTCAGTGTCATGGGGTTACACTGTGATGTTATATCCGTCGTTAGTGACCGCTAAGAAGCTGGAAACGGCATTTCAAACGTTCCTGACATGGGGAAGTCGGCATGGAGGACCTTTCACGTTTAACACCCGAACCGTGAGCTTGGATCCCTGTGAGAGTCCGCTGGTGTATTTATTGGATCGGGTTGAGAGCGTTGGTGGGGATGAGACCTTGACTACATATAACAGGTACTTGCCCTGGTGGAACAATCAAGGGGAATGCCGGCATTGTGATTGCACCCCTGCCTTGGCTGTTGAGTTTTTCAACGTTTCAGCTTCCAAGTTTAGCCCTGACTTGTGGAACAAGGTAAGCATATATCTATGGATGTCTTGTTAAATTTCAACTTGTTTCTATTCTCACTCTCGATGTGACATAACAAAGTAAGTCTGCAGAAATTAACTTAGGTTATGACTTGAATGGGCAGGGTCCACGTAGACAATGTTGCGAGATCATCAATGGCAGCGATGGAGTTAATAGCATGGTACAGGTCCAAATTAGAGACTGCATGCACTTTGAGAGTGTGACTCCTCCATAGAAGGCAAAACACAGGCTAATTCTAAGTCCTTGGGTCAGACAAATGGCGATGGGGACTCGAGTGGTGTTGAAATATGTTTCTGATCCTTGATTCATTCAGATTCATTTTGTGTAACAAATTGGAAAGATTTGGGCTAATGTAACCATCTGAAAAGATTTTAATtaaggagtttttttttttcccgttaAAAATGGTGTGGGCCAATGTCCCAAAAATATTTGGGCCAGTTCCTAAATTTTGTTGGAAATTGCCAAGACACTCTTCAGGCCCATATTGAGTATACCATGTACAATCATGGGATGAACTGAGATCCTTTCTGACAATCTCCGTTCAGCTGCAGTTAAAATGGTCTTACCTTAATGCTAGTGGATTCAATGCTATCATCTGCTAGCTGTATTCTAATCTGAGGAATCGTTGCTGAGATGGGCTACATTAATCCTTTTCGTCTGTGTGTGCGCATGATAATCCTTGGGTCCATTGTTGGCATGGTGTATATCCTAGTATTAGCCCTTTTGGTGGGTTCTTTTTCTTAAACTTGAACCAACTTACTCACGAGTGAtatatgttactttttttttttttggacgtgAAAAGACATTCATTAAAGCCCAGAGGGCGAAAGAACAGACTAGACCCAACATACAAGGCCCAGCAAACAACAATCAAGCTTTCATAGTCAAAAGCCCATACTAAAGGCACGACTAGACAAGCTAACTAAGAAGACACAAGAAAAGCTACAGAAGAAACAACAACAACTATAAAAGAGAACGAAGGCCAGCAGTAGTCTACGGTCTCCCCCCAGCCATTGACGCCGGCGGAGGACAAGGTAATCCATCGCGTGAGAGAACATGAACCAGGGAAGACGGCGGCCTGTCAATCCAGACATCCGGGCACGTCTTCCTCACACTAAGCGACGCAATATGGTGGGCTGCGCAGTTTGCTTTTCTGGAAATCCACGACCATGAGAAT
This region includes:
- the LOC133722812 gene encoding uncharacterized protein LOC133722812, whose product is MSSTKARSETIQNHFKYRNFLVFPTNGLSMISLALCCSIASISLVFYSAFSNQSLSFNSLNHKIDANCFNPRKVDGFEKTNISHILFGIGGSRNLWNKRIHYIELWWKPSITRGFVWFDHKPFSNMTWTETLPQYKVSKDTSRFNYTCWYGSRSAIRMARIVKESFELGLENIRWFVMGDDDTVFFTDNLVTVLAKYDHNQMYYIGANSESVEQDMEHSYATAYGGAGFAISYPLAVELVRILDGCINRYHEFYGSDSKIQGCLSEIGVPLTKELGFHQMDIRGLPYGLLAAHPVAPLVSLHHLDDVLPIFPSQTRMESLKRLISGYEVDPGRTLQHSFCYDLRRNWSVSVSWGYTVMLYPSLVTAKKLETAFQTFLTWGSRHGGPFTFNTRTVSLDPCESPLVYLLDRVESVGGDETLTTYNRYLPWWNNQGECRHCDCTPALAVEFFNVSASKFSPDLWNKGPRRQCCEIINGSDGVNSMVQVQIRDCMHFESVTPP